The Bremerella cremea DNA segment ACCAAGGAAACCATCGTTCAAGACGATGACGCTATGCAGCGAGTTTGCTATCGCTCGCAGAACAATGGCCCCGAGCTAACCGTTCTTTATCTCAAAGGTCATGGTCACGCTTGGCCTGGTACCAAACGCGACATCCCAGAACGGGCCAGAGAAATGCTCGGGCCGAACACCAGCCAGCTCGACGCGGAGGTCGAGCTATGGAAGTTCTTCGAAGCGAGCACCAAGTAACCTTGCGATTACTCGTGCCCGGCCGCTTGCGGATCGGCTTTCAAGTTCGAGAGAAACTCGACCAAGTCGCGCAGTTCCGACTTGCTGAGATGCTTGAAGATATCGTCCGGCATCGGGCTCTTGGCACTCTTGCGTCCTTCGATATCGTCTTGCGGTATGGTGATTAGCTTGCCATCAGCGTCGACCAGGCTAATCGCATCGTCGGTTTCCTCTTTGATCACGCCAGAATAAGTCTGACCATCTACGGTAAGCACCAAGATCGACTCAAACCCTTCAGCAATCTTGGCATTCGGCAACACCACGGCCTCCATCAGGTATTCACGCGACTTTGTTTCACTTAGCGCGTCTAACTCTGGACCGACGCGGCCACCGGTTCCCATCGCCCGATGACAACGCACGCACGAAACCTCGGTCTTCTCAAAGAAGACCTTCTTACCACGCTCGAAATCACCTCCTTGTAACGCCACACGATATTCGGCCAGAGGATCAGCCGGATCGAGTGAAAGGCGATACTTTTCCAGCAACGAAGCAATCTCAGGCGAATCCTTGAACGCCGTAGCTGCTTCGATCGTGTCTAGCTGAGAATCTTCAGCCAGTTCGCCAGCGAGCAGTTTCTCCATTGCTTTGCCCACGATTGCCTGGGCCCCTTCCGGCTTCAAGCTTGCCAAGGTCGCCAACGCGTGTTGACGTTCGATGGTCGAATCAGCCTCAACACCAGCCGCGAGTGCCTGGGCTGCTTCCGCTGGCGTCAGCTTGGCCAGTTGATCGCGGGCAGTCGCACGCAGCAGCGGTGTCTCGGACTGTAAAGCCTCTTTCACAAGCGGCAGCACTTGATCTGGGGCGACGTTCGCCAAAGCCACGAGTGCGTCGGCCCGCGTTTGCGAAGGCTGCTTGGCATCGCCCGCCAAACCGATCAGCACCGGGGCGACTTCCTTAATCCCCATCTCAGCCGCCAACTTGGCTGCCCGATTGCGGACCATTTCGTCCGTCGTCAGCAACTTCGATAACGATTGTGCCAACGCCGTTTTAGCCACCGCTTCGTCTCGTTTATCGAGCGGACGATAGAAGTTGAGCACGCGATCAAGTTCCCCTGGCTCTTTCCAATTAGCCAACATTTCCAATGCTTCCAAACGCATCGCTTCCGGCATGTCGCTACGTGTCGCAAAGCGAGCCAGTGCTTCCGCGTTTTCAGCCTCTCCTAAACGGAAGTTCGCATTCAAAACACGTCGCAAAAGGGCATCGTTCTTCCAACCGGCATCACTCAAACGAGCAAGTTGTCCGAGAGCATTTTCCATTGGCAAGTCGTGAATCGCACGCGCGGCTTCCAGCACGACCAGTTCATTTCCATCGGAAAGAAATCGCACGACCGATGGGCTTTCCAAACGACGCAGGGCCACCACCGCCGCAATCCGAACGCTGGGGGAAGGGTGATTTGCTAAGTCGGAAAGTGATTGAATATTTCGCATCCCGGCCAAAGCCATGATGCCAGCATGCCGCAGAACGGGATCTTGGTCGGCATTCTTGGCGAGAATGGCCGCCACACGATCAATCACTTGGTTCGGATCGCCGTGTGGGCCTGCGTTGCCCAGCCCCAGCATGGCAAAGTAAAGGACGCGCGGGTTGTCGTCTTCTAGCAATTTTGGCAGCCCATAAATCACGCGTAATTCGCCCAGAACGCGGCCTACTTGAGCCCGGATTCCAGGATCTTCATCGTTCACCAACACCGTCGACAGCAGCCCTGCGGTTTCAACCCGCTGAGCAATTTTCGCCTGACCGTCGGCGATCTGCCCGATTCCCCAAATGGCATGAATACGAGCCAACTGAGGCATGCTGGCATCTTGAGCGACCCCTTCCAAGACCTTCAACTTGTTGGCTGCCGCCAGGGCGAATTGAGCTTTGATCCGAACGCGACGATCGACATGTTGCAGCAGCTTTACCAGTTCGTCGTCGGACTTCTGCGAGAAGTCACTGGGCAGCAGTTCTTTGACTTCGGCAATCAATTGGGCATCGTCGGGGTTCGCTTTGGTCAGCCGATAGAGACGTCCCTTGTTCAGCCCGGTCCAGCCGTCGACCCAGTCGCTAATATACATCGCCCCGTCTGGCCCGAAGTCGACATCGGTACACAGCATCTTCCAAACGAATTGCTGATCGTCAATCAACTCGAACGTCGCCCCGTTGGGCTTCATCCGAAACGTCCGAATCCCACTTTTGCCTGGCGCCCCACGAAAATCGCAGAGGAAGAACGTTCCGGCAAACTCCTTACCAAACCCAGTCCCCGGATAATAAACCAAACCGCTCGGCCCGTCCGAGATGTTGATGATCGGCGGAACGATGTAGGCTGCTTGGCCTTCGTGATAGGGATGCCACAGCTTCTCGCGATTCCAAGGCCCACGATCGCTTAAATACTGATAGGCCATGTTCCAGCCGGTATGACCTCCCTTGACCAGGTAGTGCCAGCGGGCCTGATCGCCACTATCAGAGTTGTTATCGCACGTGAATAAATTGCCATAGTCGTCGAAGGCCAACTCTTGCGGGTTTCGTAAACCGGTACAGAAGACCTCTAGATTCGAGCCATCCGGATTACAGCGAAACACGGCCCCGGAACCAGGATCTTTCAGCGTTGCGCCATCGGACTGAATGTTGTAGCCTCGGTCGCCAATGCTGAAGTAGATCTTCCCATCCGGGCCCAACGTTAGCCCGTGCAAATCGTGCCCGCGAAAAGCGAAACGGACGCCGTACCCTTCGCTGAGGGCCTCTTTCTCGTCAGCGACTCCATCGCCATCGGTGTCGCGCAGTTTCCAGACGTGCGGAATGTTGGTGTAGTAGACGTCTCCATTGAGCGCCAAGACGCCCGCCCCGGTACCTTGGACGATATCGTTGTAGCCTGCGGAAAAGACGGTGGCTTGATCGGCCTTGCCGTCGCCGTCGGCATCGACCAAAAGACGAATTCGGTCGTCGTGTTGGGTATACTTCTGAGCCGCTTCGGGATGATGCTTCAGAATATAAGCGCGACGATCTTCCACCGTTTGTGCGGCGAGATCGTCGAGCAACCAATAGTTGTGGCTGCGGTTATCCTCGACACCTTGTCCTTGGCGGTAGGTCTCGGCGATGTAAACGCGTCCGAAATCATCCAAGCAAAATACAACCGGATTGGCCATCATTGGTTCGGCAGCGAACAACGTCATGTCGAAGCCTTCAGGCACTTTAAACCCGGCAATCGCCTTTTCTCCTTCATCGGAAGCAGGCGCTAACTGGGGGACTTCCGGCTCGGGAACTTGGGCTGGCAACCACGAACAAGTCGCAGCAATCGCTCCTAAAATCAGGCAGAAATGAATCACGAGTTTCTTGGTCTTCAAGGTGAAAATCCTTCACACAGATTCGTTCGGTGGATACCCCAAGGCACATTCCGCCCAACGACGATTTCGCAGAGAGTTGATGGGGCAGGGGGATAAGATAAGGAAAAAGCTTACCATTCACGGTAAACTTTTAAGGGTAGTCCGATTCCGAACCTGTCACAAGCTTCGACAAATCCCCAGACATACGTTTTTTTACAGCCAAGTCGCTAATTACCCCGCAGGCTATTCCGGTCACAACTCATGAGCGTCACTTGTAATAACTGCGGCGAACAACTGATGGGAGCCGTGAATCGTTGCTGGAAGTGCGGTACACAATTCCAGCGCATCGAAGGGGCACAAATTCCACCCATTCGAAGGTCTCCGGTGTTGGCGACCTATGTAGTTGCCGCAGCCCCCCCTCAAGATTCGACTACCGATGCGGTCTACGAGGCAATCGTTGCCGAAGAAGCAGAAGATGGAGAACCGACCGAACCAAACCCGGAAGCTCGCCTGGCCCCGTTCCTCAAAGGCCAAGAATTCCTTAGTTTAAAGCGATTAGACTATCCAAGCTTGAGTGCCTCAGCGCTGGCTCTATTGACGATCTTGCTTGGTTTTTATTCGATTTTGGCGATTCCTTTCGGCTTGGTGGCTGCGATCGCCGGTGTGCATCTCTTAAACCATCGCCGCAGTGCCACACGTTGGACAGTCTTCTTCCTGGGGATCGTCGCGCTGATTGTGGCTCTGCTGGGTATTATTTCAGCGATTTACTACTGGTGGATGCGAAGCAGCCTTTTCTTGTTGCTATGGGGGCAGACGAATTGAACTCCCCACCGCCAATTCCCCACCCCAAACAGGCCTTACGGCAAGAGCTTCTCGCTGCCCGGCGGTCGCTGCCTGAGCGTACCGACCGGAGTCAGAAGATTTGCAACCGGTTTCGCGAGGCTTTCCCCCTTACAAGCAGTAGTCGCAGCCTCGTTTATGTCAGCATTCGAGAGGAAGTCGAGACAATCTCGCTTCTGACAAACACGCTTCAGGCTGTCGGTGAAGTGGTGGTTCCATACTGTTTGCCAGATTATCAATTGGGGCTCTTTCCCCTCAAGCAAATCAGCGAACTGAAAAAAGGAGCCTATGGCATCCTCGAACCTGACCCAGAATTGCGAGCGGAGCGGTATGTTGATCCTCAATCGCTCGACTTGGCGGTTGTCCCTGGCGTTGGGTTCGATCCGTTGGGAAACCGCTTAGGCTACGGCAAAGGTTATTTCGACCGTCTTTTGGGCCGCTTAAGACCAGAATGCCTTAGAGTTGCCCTCGCGTTCGAGTGCCAGTTAGTCCCCACGATTCAGCCCCAACCGCATGACATACCGATGCATTACATCGTTACCGAGCAGCAAACGCTGGCGTGTCAGCCCTCGTAAAGGAAAGGCCAAACGTAGAAAGGGCCTATTTCATCCCGGCCATCTGCTGTTCGATCCACTGCTCTAGCTCTTTCCAATCGATCTCTGGCACAGGGCACAAGTCTGGCCGCAACCGGACTGCATCGCGCACGTAAACGTGATGAATCGCGTCTTGAGCTTTGTCGGTATTCCAGTGCATCAGAATGCGGACGCACATCGGCAGCGAGCCTGGCACACTGATTTCGTGGGTGCAAATCAGCGGTACGTCCATCCACCCTAACTGCCGAGCCGCCAACGCCGGGAACTCGGCATTCAGGTCGCTTGTGACCGTAAAGATAACGCTGGCAACATCTTTTGAATCGATTCCATTGCTGCGAATGATCAAAGCCATGAGCTGTCGTGTCGCTTCCAGGATCTCGTCCCGATGGTTATGGGTAACCGTAGTGGCCCCGCGAACGCCTCGACAGATCATGACAGTTGCTTTCTTCGGTTGGACTGAGCAGAAACAGGTGAATGGGGAATAACGTAAACCAAGTCGATCATTTTAACAAAGACACACCGTAAAATCTGGCACACACCCTGATTCATGGTGAACCGTTTTTAGAGCCCGTTGTTGAAATAGGGCTCAATCTGGCCGACAGATGAACCCAGACAGACCTCGTTATCGGTCCACTCTTGCTTACTTAGTCAACGGATTTCACCGCCAAGGCCTGCTCGGCCAAGCAGCGACAACACATAACCCACGATCACAAAAAGGGTTACAGCATTACCAACATGCGCTAACCGACATTTCACAAAAACGGCGCGGTATACCTTCGGAAACCGAACGAACGCTTACCTTCCTAGGCGGCGGCCTTTTCAGGGCTCTAAAGCGGTACCAGTCCGGCAATCAACATTCGTATCGGTAATGATGGGCGATATGCCATTTCCGCAATCGCTTATTCACAACGACTCCCCCAAAAGCGATGAGCAATACGTTTCAAGAGATAGCTGAAAGCAACCAACTGACCGCCACCTCCTCATTCAATATGGCCGAACGCCACCAGAGAGTAACGACATCCGCAACATCACCATGGTGAAGCAACTAGTAGCGAAGCGCGTGAGGCCCAAAAAGCATGGCGATCACAGGTGAAAGAGCGAGGCCTAAAAGCGGTTTCACCAACACGAGTCCAACCTAAAAGCCGCTACCCGGTCGATTACCAGGCTTTTCATGGTAATTCTATCTCGTTTTCCAGTAAGCACTTACAACTCTTCTTCGCAAAATCTACTCGAAATCGCCCCTGGCCCCTTTGACGCCAAGCCAAGAAGCGGTAACATATCCTTCTCACCTGACACGACTGACGTCGACA contains these protein-coding regions:
- a CDS encoding PVC-type heme-binding CxxCH protein; its protein translation is MKTKKLVIHFCLILGAIAATCSWLPAQVPEPEVPQLAPASDEGEKAIAGFKVPEGFDMTLFAAEPMMANPVVFCLDDFGRVYIAETYRQGQGVEDNRSHNYWLLDDLAAQTVEDRRAYILKHHPEAAQKYTQHDDRIRLLVDADGDGKADQATVFSAGYNDIVQGTGAGVLALNGDVYYTNIPHVWKLRDTDGDGVADEKEALSEGYGVRFAFRGHDLHGLTLGPDGKIYFSIGDRGYNIQSDGATLKDPGSGAVFRCNPDGSNLEVFCTGLRNPQELAFDDYGNLFTCDNNSDSGDQARWHYLVKGGHTGWNMAYQYLSDRGPWNREKLWHPYHEGQAAYIVPPIINISDGPSGLVYYPGTGFGKEFAGTFFLCDFRGAPGKSGIRTFRMKPNGATFELIDDQQFVWKMLCTDVDFGPDGAMYISDWVDGWTGLNKGRLYRLTKANPDDAQLIAEVKELLPSDFSQKSDDELVKLLQHVDRRVRIKAQFALAAANKLKVLEGVAQDASMPQLARIHAIWGIGQIADGQAKIAQRVETAGLLSTVLVNDEDPGIRAQVGRVLGELRVIYGLPKLLEDDNPRVLYFAMLGLGNAGPHGDPNQVIDRVAAILAKNADQDPVLRHAGIMALAGMRNIQSLSDLANHPSPSVRIAAVVALRRLESPSVVRFLSDGNELVVLEAARAIHDLPMENALGQLARLSDAGWKNDALLRRVLNANFRLGEAENAEALARFATRSDMPEAMRLEALEMLANWKEPGELDRVLNFYRPLDKRDEAVAKTALAQSLSKLLTTDEMVRNRAAKLAAEMGIKEVAPVLIGLAGDAKQPSQTRADALVALANVAPDQVLPLVKEALQSETPLLRATARDQLAKLTPAEAAQALAAGVEADSTIERQHALATLASLKPEGAQAIVGKAMEKLLAGELAEDSQLDTIEAATAFKDSPEIASLLEKYRLSLDPADPLAEYRVALQGGDFERGKKVFFEKTEVSCVRCHRAMGTGGRVGPELDALSETKSREYLMEAVVLPNAKIAEGFESILVLTVDGQTYSGVIKEETDDAISLVDADGKLITIPQDDIEGRKSAKSPMPDDIFKHLSKSELRDLVEFLSNLKADPQAAGHE
- a CDS encoding 5-formyltetrahydrofolate cyclo-ligase, which produces MNSPPPIPHPKQALRQELLAARRSLPERTDRSQKICNRFREAFPLTSSSRSLVYVSIREEVETISLLTNTLQAVGEVVVPYCLPDYQLGLFPLKQISELKKGAYGILEPDPELRAERYVDPQSLDLAVVPGVGFDPLGNRLGYGKGYFDRLLGRLRPECLRVALAFECQLVPTIQPQPHDIPMHYIVTEQQTLACQPS
- the aroH gene encoding chorismate mutase, giving the protein MICRGVRGATTVTHNHRDEILEATRQLMALIIRSNGIDSKDVASVIFTVTSDLNAEFPALAARQLGWMDVPLICTHEISVPGSLPMCVRILMHWNTDKAQDAIHHVYVRDAVRLRPDLCPVPEIDWKELEQWIEQQMAGMK